In the genome of Ancylomarina subtilis, one region contains:
- a CDS encoding YcaO-like family protein produces MSESTLVNGLKTISNELGLLYHIVKMPRLNGDPKMISYGIWPADTKYLGGEKFGGRSSGCGYVWDDAILGTIGETVERYAPAFHNIEEGIKSTYRNLDKKAIHPDEFALFHEKQYEDPRLNVQPFTEDIPLTWFPMKDLTNGETCYVPGQFIYMPFTRDENWVSINTSTGLAAHSNYYKAILNGLYEVIERDSFVITWMQKLIPKKIKITREIQNYLDAYYPPHFEWHFFDVTYDIKVPTILGFCIGETEYGKFIAFGSSTRISYGASLKKVIQEIGQTIPYFRFLLGERKDWNPDDDYSKLMDFEEHSIFYVKRQDLWHIFDKWKDTEPSKVIDLHEPQVLSDQETIRHIVGLLKEKNYNVLFKDLTTPDIRQIGFYSIKVFVPQLIPLSGAYPLYYNGGKRLYSVPEKMGFTAHDYDNLNKYPHPFP; encoded by the coding sequence ATGTCTGAAAGTACTTTAGTGAATGGTTTGAAAACCATATCAAACGAACTGGGCCTCTTATACCATATCGTTAAAATGCCCCGACTAAATGGTGACCCAAAAATGATAAGCTATGGTATTTGGCCTGCTGACACCAAATATCTTGGAGGAGAAAAATTTGGAGGAAGAAGCAGTGGCTGTGGCTATGTTTGGGACGATGCCATATTAGGAACCATAGGTGAAACAGTGGAACGATATGCCCCTGCCTTTCATAATATTGAAGAAGGCATAAAATCAACTTACCGTAATTTGGATAAAAAAGCAATTCATCCGGATGAATTTGCTCTATTCCATGAAAAACAATACGAAGACCCAAGATTAAACGTACAGCCATTTACCGAGGACATCCCACTAACCTGGTTTCCCATGAAAGATTTAACCAATGGAGAAACATGTTACGTTCCCGGGCAATTTATTTATATGCCATTCACCCGTGACGAAAATTGGGTATCTATAAATACGTCTACCGGTCTGGCAGCACATTCCAACTATTATAAAGCCATACTAAATGGTCTGTACGAGGTCATCGAACGCGATAGTTTTGTGATTACCTGGATGCAGAAACTAATCCCAAAAAAAATTAAAATCACACGTGAAATTCAGAATTACCTGGATGCATATTATCCTCCGCATTTCGAATGGCATTTTTTTGATGTAACCTACGATATAAAAGTGCCAACCATACTGGGTTTTTGTATTGGAGAAACTGAGTATGGCAAATTTATAGCATTTGGCTCTTCAACTCGTATCAGCTACGGCGCATCTCTAAAAAAGGTCATTCAGGAAATCGGACAAACCATACCTTATTTCAGATTCCTTTTGGGTGAAAGAAAAGATTGGAACCCGGATGATGACTATTCAAAACTCATGGATTTCGAAGAGCATTCAATTTTCTATGTAAAACGACAGGATTTGTGGCATATTTTTGACAAATGGAAAGACACAGAACCAAGTAAAGTAATTGATCTTCATGAACCACAAGTGCTATCTGATCAGGAAACAATCAGACATATTGTTGGTCTGCTCAAAGAAAAAAATTACAACGTTCTGTTTAAAGATCTCACAACTCCGGATATCAGACAAATCGGTTTTTACAGCATCAAGGTATTTGTACCTCAACTGATTCCATTATCGGGAGCATACCCGTTGTATTACAATGGAGGGAAACGACTGTATTCTGTCCCTGAAAAAATGGGCTTTACAGCACATGACTACGATAATTTAAATAAATATCCTCACCCTTTCCCTTAA
- a CDS encoding SagB family peptide dehydrogenase, whose protein sequence is MKLTNIKDKYDDKDGTLYGKKNIDESLALLFHENSKFTTHSMRKQGERISAFSNPYVAERSSQPFKTYPGTEQIDLSVYEQIPHKGDLFETIKKRRSIRDYKADSTISLNELYVLLQYSYGVNLRQKMEGFGVDGHIGLRNVPSGGGLFPLELYIVIFKAHIPSGLYHFRSDSMCLEKIKEGEFMDELIKIIQAEPYVNMRSSSALFITTGILERQMIKYGDRAYRFMLQESGFVSMMMSLLAESLNLGSCMLGGYNDDKVNEFLGIDGVFESVNNLLVVGSKKD, encoded by the coding sequence GTGAAATTAACCAACATAAAAGATAAGTATGACGATAAGGATGGCACCCTCTATGGTAAAAAAAACATAGACGAATCCTTAGCCTTACTCTTCCATGAGAATTCAAAATTTACTACACATTCCATGCGAAAGCAAGGTGAACGTATAAGTGCTTTCAGTAACCCCTACGTGGCAGAACGAAGCAGTCAACCCTTTAAAACATATCCAGGCACCGAACAAATCGATCTGTCAGTTTATGAACAAATACCACACAAAGGCGACCTTTTTGAAACAATCAAAAAACGCAGAAGCATAAGGGATTATAAGGCAGATTCAACAATTTCCTTAAATGAACTCTATGTCTTACTTCAATATTCATATGGGGTAAACCTCCGACAGAAGATGGAAGGCTTTGGAGTCGATGGGCATATTGGTCTTCGTAATGTTCCTTCAGGAGGAGGCTTGTTTCCTCTGGAGCTTTATATCGTCATATTCAAAGCCCATATCCCCTCAGGTTTGTATCATTTTAGATCCGACTCCATGTGTCTCGAAAAAATAAAAGAAGGGGAATTCATGGATGAATTAATCAAGATCATCCAGGCTGAGCCATACGTAAATATGAGAAGTTCTTCGGCCTTATTTATCACGACGGGCATCCTCGAAAGACAAATGATTAAATATGGCGATCGCGCTTATCGTTTCATGCTACAGGAATCTGGTTTTGTAAGCATGATGATGAGTCTTTTAGCCGAATCTCTCAACCTGGGCAGTTGTATGCTAGGGGGGTACAACGACGATAAGGTAAATGAATTTCTGGGAATTGATGGTGTTTTTGAAAGCGTAAACAACCTCCTTGTTGTTGGTAGTAAGAAAGACTAA
- a CDS encoding ABC transporter ATP-binding protein, translating into MNKILITNISYSVKGKQILNDLSFEVKQNEVFALIGKNGSGKSSLIDIILQDLKPDSGEVKLFGKEKCNYKNVGILYDHLPLITLLRVEEIIKYYCTVHKLKYATIAQHFFEDFEIKPIEKSFIRTLSLGEKKRVSILLAVMHNPDLLILDEPFANVDPTITNRIWNVLKRDGRTIFFTTHNWADAEKRADKVAFLGNGKLIAKPLKPAEAIKNLPAQKKLIFTSTQEVERLLTKETYYKHDGNIVCFSQPGSSLFRVIAQYTSNFSIQDVDLTDVYLFHLKAESHV; encoded by the coding sequence ATGAACAAAATCCTTATAACGAACATTTCCTATTCCGTAAAGGGTAAACAAATTCTCAACGATTTAAGTTTTGAAGTAAAACAGAATGAGGTATTTGCTCTAATAGGCAAAAATGGAAGTGGAAAATCAAGCTTGATAGATATCATCCTTCAGGATTTAAAACCTGACAGTGGAGAAGTAAAACTGTTTGGGAAAGAAAAATGTAACTACAAAAACGTGGGCATTTTATACGATCACTTACCTCTAATTACTTTGCTCCGGGTTGAAGAAATTATCAAATATTACTGTACCGTTCACAAACTAAAGTATGCTACAATAGCTCAACACTTTTTTGAAGATTTTGAGATCAAACCCATAGAAAAATCATTCATCAGAACCCTCTCTTTAGGTGAGAAGAAAAGAGTCTCAATATTATTGGCAGTCATGCACAATCCAGACTTACTTATTCTGGACGAGCCCTTTGCCAATGTGGATCCGACTATAACAAACCGAATATGGAACGTTTTAAAGAGAGACGGCCGAACCATTTTTTTCACAACTCATAATTGGGCTGATGCCGAAAAGCGTGCAGACAAGGTGGCATTTCTTGGAAATGGAAAACTCATTGCAAAACCTCTCAAACCGGCAGAAGCTATCAAAAATTTACCCGCACAAAAAAAGTTAATCTTTACCTCAACACAGGAAGTCGAGCGCCTTTTAACTAAAGAGACATACTATAAACACGATGGAAATATCGTTTGTTTTTCACAACCTGGCTCTTCACTATTCCGCGTTATCGCCCAGTACACAAGCAATTTCTCCATTCAGGATGTAGATTTAACCGACGTTTATTTGTTTCATTTAAAAGCAGAATCACATGTTTAA
- a CDS encoding ABC transporter permease — MFKILCHSIYFHLINYLRIKQAVFFSLAFPIFLFIVFGNIWGLNQHDYVVSLFTGVLGMTIASDGLFAIGPVVREYYASGLIKYLRKLPMNILTYFIGLIISRIISLLVVLGLLTLVSKLMFNFTPSPEQIINLIAGIVIGLFLFAFLGLTISFSGIKYGSEKGLINFVFFGILFTSNSFYPVGQFNSIVGAIGDALPLNPILHVLRDESSGFIILLWLIIPIVLFSVLFRRIKFVR; from the coding sequence ATGTTTAAAATTTTATGTCATTCAATCTATTTTCACTTGATTAATTATCTACGCATTAAGCAAGCCGTATTCTTCTCACTGGCCTTCCCCATCTTCCTTTTTATCGTATTTGGAAATATCTGGGGACTCAATCAGCATGACTATGTCGTCTCACTTTTCACCGGTGTTTTAGGAATGACAATAGCCAGCGATGGTTTGTTCGCTATAGGGCCTGTCGTTAGAGAATATTATGCCTCGGGATTAATAAAATATCTGAGAAAATTACCCATGAATATTTTAACCTATTTCATCGGATTAATAATAAGCCGAATTATTTCCTTACTCGTAGTCTTGGGATTACTCACACTTGTTTCAAAACTGATGTTTAATTTCACCCCATCACCCGAGCAAATTATAAACCTCATAGCTGGTATTGTTATTGGCTTATTCCTATTTGCTTTTTTAGGGCTGACCATATCCTTCTCTGGAATTAAATACGGATCTGAGAAAGGACTCATCAACTTTGTTTTTTTTGGTATTTTATTCACCAGTAATTCCTTCTACCCGGTTGGTCAATTCAACAGTATCGTCGGAGCAATTGGTGATGCGCTTCCACTTAACCCAATTCTACACGTCCTTAGAGATGAATCAAGTGGGTTCATTATCCTATTATGGCTAATTATCCCCATTGTTTTGTTCTCAGTATTATTTCGTCGAATCAAATTCGTTAGATGA
- a CDS encoding TonB-dependent receptor → MRLTWLLIFLFTSASLWGQKQLTGIVIDQNQKPVFAANVYWKQHPQLGVVTDFDGKFSILLPTQQNPKQLLVSFIGFKTQVITWNEIKQQEKIVIQLKEENRQLKTINVTAKDPISQKFSVIRMEKIDVYLSPVASGDPLKAITFLPSSTNTDEMANPALRGSSSDKSRVILNGVPILKPVRNSQINGMGNFSLFNTEIIHKQYVYASNPPLNYGNTSAGLVEIETVQKLDQNSSQISTSLASLGFFISKKLKKESLIQLYGNWQFDDAFLNVNKHSLDLLKDFKSKDAGLNLRLKLHDNLCLNSFNYLIDEQFNVLDYMYGYQGKSIADNLRLISITNLHYTTNNGLLSLNLGLDAAKNKYHFANLFSRGLNKTIYISANYKWSTKNRHKFQFGLSEEYKYDRFHDSIPLNYYNVKTEAPNYYQKTNLNNHNTEGYIYWNYELASNFSLSTAARINLPTSKQNFYWSGQISMRYNLNKDQSFLLSGGQYHNYNTPNYYQRDYALNRSYQVAIDYDYKLERSNYHLALYCKKEHGDWKDENYHNFKDVRIAGLEFSTNHFFGPYLNFSLSNTLLKQDIQNANQWYPGSQSLDYFTKISLSFNHPGLLNLSATWIARPGLRYTPLKEVLHNPATDTWQPVLSEDINNKRYASYNNLSVNTSRILQLGKVSLIAFASITNLLNKKNQNTKQYNTDYSSSEFNYYEKRIYYFGLIWQLKGR, encoded by the coding sequence ATGAGACTAACCTGGCTTCTTATTTTCTTATTTACAAGCGCAAGTCTTTGGGGACAAAAACAGCTTACGGGAATAGTGATAGATCAAAACCAAAAACCTGTCTTCGCAGCCAATGTCTATTGGAAACAGCACCCTCAACTGGGTGTTGTTACCGATTTTGACGGTAAATTTAGCATCCTCTTGCCCACACAACAAAATCCCAAACAACTTCTAGTCTCTTTTATTGGTTTTAAAACCCAGGTTATTACCTGGAATGAAATCAAACAACAGGAAAAAATCGTCATTCAATTAAAAGAAGAAAATCGTCAACTCAAAACCATTAATGTTACTGCAAAAGATCCTATTTCTCAAAAATTCTCTGTAATAAGGATGGAAAAAATAGATGTGTATCTTAGTCCTGTAGCCAGTGGAGACCCGCTAAAGGCCATCACATTTTTGCCCTCATCAACAAACACTGATGAAATGGCTAACCCTGCCTTAAGAGGAAGCAGTTCGGATAAGAGTCGAGTAATCTTAAATGGTGTACCCATCTTAAAACCTGTACGCAACAGTCAGATCAATGGGATGGGTAATTTTAGTTTGTTTAACACTGAAATTATACACAAACAATACGTATATGCCAGTAACCCGCCACTAAACTATGGCAATACCAGTGCCGGATTGGTTGAGATAGAAACGGTACAAAAACTTGATCAAAATTCATCTCAAATATCCACATCACTTGCAAGTCTGGGATTTTTCATATCAAAAAAACTGAAAAAAGAATCTCTTATTCAACTGTATGGTAATTGGCAATTCGACGATGCTTTTCTGAATGTTAACAAGCACAGTTTAGATTTATTGAAAGATTTTAAAAGTAAGGATGCAGGTCTGAATTTGAGACTGAAACTACATGACAATTTATGTCTGAATTCATTCAATTACCTTATTGATGAGCAATTTAATGTTTTGGATTATATGTATGGTTATCAGGGTAAATCTATCGCTGATAATCTTAGATTAATCTCCATAACGAATTTACATTACACAACAAACAATGGCTTATTAAGCCTCAATTTAGGATTGGATGCAGCAAAAAACAAATATCATTTTGCTAATCTATTTTCAAGGGGACTAAACAAAACAATTTATATTTCTGCCAATTATAAATGGTCAACAAAAAACAGACATAAATTTCAGTTTGGTCTTAGTGAAGAATACAAATACGATAGATTTCATGACAGTATCCCACTTAACTATTATAATGTAAAAACCGAAGCACCCAACTATTATCAAAAAACAAACCTGAACAATCACAACACTGAAGGCTATATCTATTGGAATTACGAACTAGCATCGAATTTCAGTTTAAGTACAGCTGCACGAATCAACCTTCCCACCAGCAAACAAAATTTCTATTGGAGCGGACAAATTTCCATGCGATACAATTTGAATAAAGATCAATCTTTTTTACTGAGTGGCGGACAATACCACAATTACAATACACCAAATTACTATCAGCGAGATTATGCCCTAAACCGAAGCTATCAAGTGGCTATCGATTACGACTATAAGCTTGAACGCAGCAATTACCATTTGGCTCTTTACTGTAAAAAAGAACATGGGGATTGGAAAGATGAAAACTACCACAATTTTAAAGATGTCAGGATAGCTGGTCTGGAATTTAGCACGAATCACTTCTTTGGGCCTTACCTGAATTTCTCATTATCAAACACGCTGCTAAAACAAGATATTCAGAATGCAAACCAATGGTATCCTGGCAGTCAGAGTCTTGATTATTTCACAAAAATATCTCTGAGTTTTAACCACCCCGGATTATTAAATCTAAGTGCCACCTGGATTGCCAGACCCGGCCTGCGCTACACTCCATTAAAGGAAGTCTTGCATAATCCAGCAACTGATACATGGCAACCTGTACTCAGCGAAGATATTAATAACAAACGTTACGCAAGCTACAATAATCTGAGTGTCAATACGAGCCGCATTTTACAACTGGGGAAAGTATCACTCATAGCCTTTGCGTCAATCACAAATTTACTCAACAAGAAGAACCAGAATACCAAACAATACAATACGGATTATTCATCTTCAGAATTTAATTACTACGAAAAACGGATCTATTATTTTGGCCTAATATGGCAATTAAAAGGCAGATAA